The Cinclus cinclus chromosome 3, bCinCin1.1, whole genome shotgun sequence genome has a window encoding:
- the LOC134042300 gene encoding nephrocan-like translates to MYLSYLLVALSFHSALSTICPRRCSCDPAQSVQCYRATEIPREIPFTTRRLYISHSKIKQLQFTDFRRMSVLEELVLSCSGTESIENNTFKALSTLKSLELCKNQLKQIPTFLPSGLEILKLADNSINVLHASDFAGLMKLRVLDLRNNLIATLPPSTFSPLYNLQILILDGNNMESLSAPLRLPKLMYLSMADNKLSSFPTNFFASFQSLHFLSLSGNFLTKVPLDLPKSLLSLKLEKNQLKMVRLRDVKHLENLSEFLLSENQLTSIDGAQLLPNLTTLELSKNQLHTVPLRLPGRLQKLDCSNNLIQRVTAQDFQGLQDLKHLFLDNNAVSTFEAGALQQCAQLSNLALEQNLLSSIPLRLPDTLARLDLKGNDIEDVGEQELKDLKQLQVLNLRNNKISLLDRKVLEYLPRLRHLYLDGNPWNCTCDLLRTRRALVAKGTDVRGGQCAAPAQSRGESWMSSKKILQQCEDHLSSMERGKEDRKKMKPSEASSVGVNTDDDYYDYELD, encoded by the exons ATGTATTTGTCTTACCTTTTAGTTGCCTTGTCTTTTCACAGTGCTCTAAGCACCATTTGCCCAAGAAGATGCAGCTGTGACCCTGCCCAGTCAGTGCAATGCTACAGGGCTACAGAGATCCCTAGAGAGATTCCTTTTACCACCAGGAGACTCTACATTAGCCACAGCAAAATTAAACAACTTCAG ttTACTGACTTCAGGAGAATGTCAGTCCTTGAAGAGCTGGTCCTGTCATGCAGTGGCACAGAATCAATAGAAAACAACACTTTCAAAGCTCTGAGCACCTTGAAGTCCCTGGAACTCTGTAAAAATCAGCTAAAGCAAATACCCACCTTTCTCCCATCGGGCcttgaaattttaaaactcGCTGATAACTCCATCAATGTTCTGCATGCATCTGATTTTGCAGGTTTGATGAAACTAAGAGTGCTCGATCTTCGGAACAACTTGATTGCGACTCTGCCTCCAAGCACATTTTCTCCCCTTTACAATTTACAAATTCTGATCCTGGATGGCAACAACATGGAATCGCTGTCTGCACCGCTTAGGCTTCCTAAGCTGATGTATCTGAGCATGGCTGATAACAAACTGAGTTCGTTCCCAACCAACTTCTTTGCATCTTTCCAAAGTCTACATTTTCTCAGCTTAAGTGGTAACTTTCTGACAAAAGTGCCTCTTGACCTACCTAAATCCCTGCTGTCTctaaaattagagaaaaaccAGCTTAAAATGGTGAGACTGCGAGATGTGAAACACCTAGAAAATCTGTCTGAGTTCCTTCTGTCAGAAAATCAGCTGACATCAATAGATGGTGCCCAGCTTCTTCCTAACTTAACAACACTGGAGCTCTCGAAGAACCAGCTCCACACTGTGCCACTCAGGCTTCCCGGCAGGCTGCAGAAACTCGACTGCAGCAATAACTTGATCCAAAGGGTGACAGCACAGGACTTTCAAGGACTCCAAGACCTGAAGCACTTGTTTCTTGACAACAATGCTGTCAGCACATTCGAGGCGGGAGCTCTCCAGCAGTGTGCACAGCTTTCCAATCTGGCACTGGAACAGAATCTCCTCAGTTCTATTCCGCTGAG acttccAGACACCCTTGCTAGATTGGATCTAAAAGGAAATGACATAGAGGATGTTGGAGAACAAGAGCTGAAAGACTTGAAACAGCTTCAGGTTTTAAATTTACGGAATAACAAGATATCACTCTTGGATCGCAAAGTCTTGGAGTATTTACCTCGTCTTCGTCATCTGTATTTAGATGGAAACCCTTGGAACTGCACCTGTGACCTTCTCAGAACCAGAAGAGCACTGGTGGCCAAAGGGACGGATGTCCGGGGAGGGCAgtgtgcagcaccagcacaaaGCCGAGGAGAAAGTTGGATGTCTTCCAAAAAGATTCTGCAGCAGTGTGAAGATCATCTGTCTTCCATGGAAAGAGgcaaagaagacagaaagaaaatgaaacccAGTGAGGCCTCCAGCGTTGGTGTGAACACAGATGATGATTACTATGATTATGAATTAGATTAA